The Candidatus Rokuibacteriota bacterium genome includes a region encoding these proteins:
- a CDS encoding NAD-dependent malic enzyme: MHTAPSASYSMTVRLEIRNRTGMLGKVTSAIGGAGADIGAIDIVQMGPKVVVRDITFNARDSKHGQQVVDALRHVAGVKVVHVSDRTFLMHLGGKIEVRGKVAVKGRDDLSMAYTPGVARVCMAIHDDPQKVYTLTIKQNCVAVVTDGTAVLGLGDIGPKAAIPVMEGKALLFKEFAGVDAFPLCLATKDVDEIVGIVRAVSPIFGGINLEDISAPRCFEIEERLRKELDVPVFHDDQHGTAVVVLAALLNALQVVKKKMSDVKIVFSGAGAGGIATAKLLMAMGCNHVIGCDTKGTLYRGRTENMNPVKAWFAENTNEKGVRGTLAEALKGADVFIGLSGPGVATAKDIQRMAKHPVVFAMANPTPEVMPETVHGIVRVMATGRSDYPNQINNVLCFPGFFRGLLDVRARQVNDEMKIAAARAIASIVSASDLSEEYIIPSVFDKRVGEAVAGAVARAAVQTGQARRALPAAASGKAGTKAP, from the coding sequence ATGCACACCGCTCCCAGCGCCAGCTACAGTATGACGGTCCGTCTCGAGATCCGGAACCGGACAGGGATGCTCGGCAAGGTCACCTCCGCCATCGGGGGTGCGGGGGCCGACATCGGGGCCATCGACATCGTCCAGATGGGGCCCAAGGTGGTCGTCCGCGACATCACCTTCAATGCCCGCGACAGCAAGCACGGGCAGCAGGTGGTGGACGCCCTCCGCCACGTGGCCGGAGTGAAGGTGGTCCATGTCTCCGACCGGACCTTCCTCATGCACCTGGGCGGCAAGATCGAGGTCCGAGGCAAGGTGGCGGTGAAGGGGCGCGACGACCTCTCCATGGCCTACACGCCCGGCGTGGCGCGGGTCTGCATGGCGATCCACGACGACCCGCAGAAGGTCTACACGCTCACCATCAAGCAGAACTGTGTTGCCGTGGTCACCGACGGCACGGCGGTGCTGGGGCTGGGCGACATCGGGCCCAAGGCCGCCATCCCCGTCATGGAGGGCAAGGCGCTCCTCTTCAAGGAGTTCGCCGGCGTGGACGCCTTCCCGCTCTGCCTGGCCACCAAGGACGTGGACGAGATCGTGGGGATCGTGCGCGCCGTGTCGCCGATCTTCGGGGGCATCAACCTCGAGGACATCTCCGCCCCCCGCTGCTTCGAGATCGAGGAGCGGCTGCGCAAGGAGCTGGACGTGCCCGTCTTCCACGACGACCAGCACGGCACGGCCGTCGTGGTGCTGGCGGCGCTGCTCAACGCGCTGCAGGTGGTCAAGAAGAAGATGAGCGACGTCAAGATCGTCTTCTCCGGGGCCGGCGCCGGGGGCATCGCCACGGCCAAGCTGCTCATGGCCATGGGGTGCAACCACGTCATCGGCTGCGACACCAAGGGCACGCTGTACCGCGGCCGCACCGAGAACATGAACCCCGTCAAGGCCTGGTTCGCCGAGAACACCAACGAGAAGGGCGTGCGCGGGACGCTCGCCGAGGCCCTCAAGGGGGCGGACGTGTTCATCGGGCTGTCCGGCCCGGGCGTGGCGACGGCCAAGGACATCCAGCGGATGGCGAAGCACCCCGTCGTCTTCGCCATGGCGAACCCCACGCCGGAGGTCATGCCCGAGACGGTGCACGGCATCGTCCGCGTCATGGCCACGGGCCGCTCGGACTACCCGAACCAGATCAACAACGTGCTGTGCTTCCCGGGCTTCTTCCGCGGTCTCCTCGACGTGCGGGCCCGCCAGGTCAACGACGAGATGAAGATCGCCGCCGCGCGGGCCATCGCCTCGATCGTCTCGGCGAGCGATCTGAGCGAGGAGTACATCATCCCGTCGGTGTTCGACAAGCGGGTGGGCGAGGCGGTGGCCGGCGCCGTGGCGCGCGCGGCGGTGCAGACGGGGCAGGCGCGCCGGGCCCTCCCGGCGGCGGCCAGCGGGAAGGCCGGCACCAAGGCCCCCTGA